Part of the Falco cherrug isolate bFalChe1 chromosome 6, bFalChe1.pri, whole genome shotgun sequence genome is shown below.
CACATAAACCTGCACTACCAAAGCAGCCAGACTGACAGCCAGTACTGCTCCTAGAGCCATCCTGCACTCTGACCAGGGTACCAGGGCAGATTCATCTCTCTGGCATAAACATACTACAGCGAAGGCCTAGGACTGACACCCAGTGGCTTTTAAGGCCCACTGAAATGGCTCAAAACCAGCACTGGTGGCAGCAACACTATCCCAACCCTGTGTTGAGATTACAGCAGGCAGACACAAAGAACTGCCTTGCCCTCTTTGCCCAGACTGATAAATGCTATCTGCAGTATGCCCATACTCCTCCATCCCCACATAGTCTAAGACCCTTCAGCTTTGCAACAACCAGTATTATCTTCATTCCTCAGACTTTCAATTGCTTTTCTTAGTTTTGAAGCTCATCCTTTTCATGGGACACTGTGACCCCCAGCACTCATCACTCCAGACTGATCTCAAATGCAGCAAGTCCACAAAACAGACCAGGCTACCAAGGGGAAACAGAAAACCTTTCCTAGGCATACAGGGATAAACCAGAATTCAGTTTTAGAACTGCTAAACCGAACAGGTGACCCAgcaccacaggaaaaaaaaaccaaaaaaacccaaacaacacaACCCTGATACATTCAGTGCATTCTCCTGAAACTCAGTCTTTTCACCAAGACAGTCTCCTCTCAGTCAGCACAGGTCTTTGTTGATAGCAGTAAAGCTTGTGGAGTGAGATGTGCTCCCTGTACTACAGATGGCATCAAAATACAGACTATTAAAGCTGGACCTCAAACACCTACAAGACTGGATCTACTGTCAGATTAATCCCATCCGGAAAAAGCCCTTCCTACCCCTTTACAGCAGTTACTTCCACTGatttattcacagaaattaAGTGGACATGTGAACCTGCAGACAGTTACATTTCCTTCAcaagtttatgaaaaaaatatttaacacagCTGATGATTACAGCaagctttgcatttctcttgctATAATTGATAGAATTATGTAGATACTGACATGAGAAATTAGATGGTATCAGCACCATTTGCAAGAGAAGGGCTAGTGTAAAGGAGTGTTACTGACGAATACTCCTGAGGTGAAAAGCGTGAAGATGACAAGTAATCTTACAAGAAACCTGCTAACTTCAGGCAAACTGGGTTAAAATAGAAGATTAAGATGAATCTTCAGTTTTGTGGAGGTCAGTCTAGAAAGCAGTTCTTCAGAGGTAGGTTACTGCTAACTTGTCATATCCAAGATTGTCAGACAGGATCTCTTGATGCTGTAAgctgaaatttcttcttttcatggAAGACTCTGGTGTTTTCAGTGTTGAAGTACTTCACGTAACTGAAAGATCCTATTTAATATCCAAAACACAATCGGAAGGGTCTAGCATCACATAATAGGTTCTGGGTGACTAACAACACCTTTATGTAGACATGTATGATTTAAAGGTATTAGGCCTTCAACACTAAACACAAGTTTTTCCTACTTTGGTGACATCACCATTATTACTAGGGCTTTGGAGGTATGGTGAAACTGCAGCCATTATTCCTGTAGGACTGATCACATGGAATTGTGGAAGTTCCAATTATGTTGGTTACAATTATGTTGGCATCCACTTAGCACTGACATTCCTAGCCACTAATTTTTGGTCTAGTTCACTATCCAGATTAGGTACATGCCTACTTTATCTTAAGAGACAAACTTCACCCTGAAGCCTCAGTCTAAGCTTAAGTAGCATAAATGTATGCTAGGAGCAGAAGAAGTAGGAATTGTTTTAATTCagggaaatatttgaaattattgaaataaaaatacaagttaaGATGACAGCAAATCTCTGATTGTTAGCTGTTAAGAACagctattattttcatttttcttcctttaacatGCCGTCTCATTTTAAACTAGCAACACATTAACAGTTGAGATGGACCCCCTACAAGGACAAAGTAGATTTCAGAAGTAAACCAGCTGGTACCAAAAGCATGAAGGGTAGAATTGCTGCATCATCACTACAAACAATTTAAGCGAACTTTTATTGAAGCATTAAGTTGTggtacagatatttttaaatgatcaaAGTCTAACACCACAGAAGTTATTATAAACACCATACTCCCCCCCATCCTGATCACCCTAGATAGTTCAGTAATCCATTCAAcacctttcatttttatagcCAAGGCTTATGCTTCTGTTTGTAAGATGTGTATTTCAGTATTACTTGAAAAGGGATCTTCAGTCTACTTTAAGGACCTCAAGCCAACAAACATCACGTCAGCTGGGACAATGTttaagcacaaaaaaaccccactggaATATTGGTCCTCAATATTAACACCAAAAAGCATTAGTGCCATTTACAGCATGTAATTGGTAACACTGGTAAAGAACATCAACAAtatgcttaaaagaaaaaaacaaaaaaaatcaaagtgttGCAACCACTTGATTTCTAACCAAGCAGACTTTAGTTTAGAAGCACTGAAAAAGTGCTTCATTTATAAATACggaaggaacaaaaaaacaCTGCGTCAAACCAGTAAGTCAAAACATTGCAAGGACAAAGGAGGGGGGAAGATAATCTCAATTTTCTAGTTAACATGCTGGTCTCACAGCTGTTAGAACCCCAGTATTTGCAAACATAGCGGAAAGTGTGCCAGCTCTGTAAAGCCTGCATTTTAGTCAATACCCATTAAAGCGACTTTGATTAACACACTTATTCATGCTCTGTGAATAGCATTCTACTTCACTTCTGCCCAGGTGTCCCAGACAGTTCTTGTTCTATGCCTTCACTTAATGCCCTCAAGTCACAGTAAGAGGAACCACCTTAGTaattaggaggaaaaaacagatgaagtCACAACACTCAAATACAACATAAGTCACATGCACAACAATGTCACAGGACTGTCACAAGATAGAGGCATTAACTTTGCTTGGAACAACAAAATGAAGCGACACTGGATCAATTTAGAAGCATTCTTTACAGTTAAGAAGTGGTAGGTCATCGGTTTTACTGAGAGTAATCCAAACCAATCACACCCAGACTGGCAAATTCCACTCCTTCACTAGATCTACCTGCCAGTGCTCCAGAGCACCAGCTTCTTCGTCTGACATAATTGGTGATTAGGAAGATGTTTGGTGCTAATATGGACTTGCACTTTGCAAGGCTGTCACATACCTATGCCAAAGCACTTGCATCCTGACTCAGCTCTTCCCTGTCAAGTCTTCGACCTTCTTCAAGTTCTGCCATTGTGTAGCACTGTGACAGCTTAGGGATGCCAACAGATAAATGAGCACTAAGGCAAGATGAAACTTAACCTGTTAGTACCAATACCAAAGTTTCTAGAGGTGAAAGACCAATGCATTAGCCCAGTCCTACAGTATAACTGAGCAAATTCCTATAAGATTTATTAGAGCATGAAACGTCagtctgatttaaaaataaatcaaccaCCACCTGTAGtagcaaaataatttgtaacTGTTGTAAGAACTTTCTCCAAACATGAAAGTGttaattagaaatgttttcattagaaatCATAAAAGTCTGTCAGAAACTGTTTTAGACTGAAATCACAACATAGATGAAAAAACGagcaacaatttaaaaagagaacTGTCCCCAGCAAGTAGGTTGAGGGCTCAAGTCTAATGAGGACGAAAGCCCTGTCTGTGGGGAATTTTTGGTGATACCTGGAGAAAAACTATACTGTGTGTAATTCTACCGGAATCATTTTTACAAGTGTTGTAAAGTTTCATACAGTAAGATTTTTCTACATGCACTTCAATTTCACAGCAAGAGTGGCATAGAGTACCTAAACACAGAAGAGAGCATTCATGCAAGATATCTAACTCCTTGATATAATAATGCATACAATTCAAAATGGTTATACTATGATTACACCTAGGGCTTTCCACAACTATAAGGTGGTGGGAGTGGAAAGCATGGCCCCCTGAATCATTAACTAAAAAGCAACCACCACCTTCTATATGGCATTTCTTTTTGCgttttttcttcatgcttaaTCAACTGTGCTGTTGCTGGCGATTTTTTGTAAAACTggtaaatacaaaattataatCACTGAATTGGGCAATCTGGTGGTCAAGACGTTTAAACCCTTCTATCTTCTgggcagaagaaaacactgtacGACATTTAGAgctctagaaaacaaaaaagtgaaagttatttttaaaatcagcatttaGAGATGGAGTAGCACAATACTTATGTGTGGTTCTTGTGATACTGTTACCAACATGCTTCAAACCCATGCCTGACAGTGCTGCAGGAAGTTTCAATCCCAAGCAACAATTCTGCTCCCTATGTACAGTACTGCTTTTCTATGCAACATTATGGGTGACTGAGCACCTttcctatgaggacaggctggcAAGTCTGagggctgttcagcctggagaaggctcccagggagaccttactgcagcctttcaatacttaaagggggcctataagaaagatgaggacaaactttttagcagggTCTGTTGCAATAGGAAGAGAGGTaattgttttaaactaaaagagggtacATTCAGGCTGGATAGAAGgaagttttggtgtttttttttcttacaacaagggtgatcaaacactggaacaggttcccCAGAGGTGGTACATGCCCCATCCATGAAACATTCatggtcaggttggacagggctctaAGCAAACTGACCTAAGTGAGGATGTGCCCcgctcattgcaggggggctggactagatgaccttttaaaaggtcccttccaacttaaaccattctatgatttgcTGGCAGCACCACCATTAACCGCAGCACTTCAACTAACAGCTGCAGCCAAatccagaaaaatgcaaaagcaagttATGCCTACACTGCAGTGCAGAGGAAGCCGTTAGAATACTGAGACTGGGCTGCCTTACCACAGTATTTCCTAAGTTTTCTGGAGATCAAGATTTAGTACAAGCCAAGGTAATACTGAGGAATATTTTACTTCCAAAGCAACTACCATCCAAACAAGAGGCAGTCAGGAAACTAATGCTCCAGTAAACAAATTCTAgccttgcttttgtttgcatCTATATGCATTTCAGAGGCTAACAAGCTAATGAAGGAAAACTCACCTGATTAACAAAGAGGGTTGTCACAAATTTTCCTGGCTTGAAAACCTCTACAACTTTTCTAATCAGGTCATCATAAGAGGTCTGACTTATGTTTGTTTCAAAACTAACATAAGAAAACTCTGGTTCTGGAGTGATGTGAATAGTCCAGTAAgttccctgaaaaaaattaagcttatTACTACCACCaaataattactattttattttaacattaattatCAGTAAGTGTAGAACTTACATCCGATTTCATCCCATTCATTGAATACCCACAAGGATTGAACATTGTAGCATCAATAACAGAACCTGGTATCAGGTCACGAATTCCActcatctgaaattaaaatagaaagttaAAATTACACCACTCAGCTTATCATGCATCCTTACACTTGTTTACATTTAACTCTGGCAGAATGAACACCAATTTAGGTGACAGAACACCAAAATTATCCCTATAATAAGTCAGTTTGATAATCTGTACCACTGTAGATGAGCTCGCTTTTGCAACCTCTCACTTATGCAGTCACTAAGCACTAAGTTGCCATGTAGATACACCACCTCTTACAGAACCGAGTTGCATACCTCCAAGACAAAGGAACAGCTAAAAAtctaaaacaatttttttctgcaagcaaAATGTACAACAGAGCTCCTGTTCAACCAGTATCTACAAAGTGAAGGCTGTTTACATTTACTCAAGTGAGAATACACTTCTTTGTACTCAAGAATGAAGTGCAATCCCAAGCACTCTCATTTCCCACATGGTACTTGAGCTACAGTCAAATCTCAATAGCAAATACAGTATGCTAATCAAGCCAGATGAAGTCACTGTACTTGCCAGAGAAACATGGTCATGTCACAGGACTTCCCCATTTGTAAAAAGGAGGCAAAACCATCAAGTTATACTTACACATTAAAtctcacccccacccctcccaacTATCCAAATGGCTCTGTGATTTAACCTTAATTTTGGTACCTAGATTCCCTTGGCATTCATTATCTTCACTGTAAGTCTTACTCCTCacaatctccatcctttattggaaGTTTCTgaattgtgggttttttcctattcCTCAAATTTTCAGAAGATAAGCTTCCAATCACTCAAAACAATGCAAACTGCTCCTTTCAACAGATTAAAGCAGGAGCACTGAAAATGTGAAGTTACATTCCTGAAAACATTCTGGAGTGAAATCCATTTTACCCCCCAAACATTAACTTGACATTTTCTATGAGATCTTTCCTACCACAAAATAAACCTTGTTGTATTAAGAGGTAGAGTGAAGAATTTTGTTGCCCAATTTCCACCATTCCCCAGAATGCTTAGTTCTCAAGCAAACATACACGAGTGACATCATTTGCAGTAACACCATCTTTCATGTAGAACTGGTCCATAACTACTGGGTCAAGCTCACTCATCAGAATTTCCAGTGTCTGATCAGGCTGATTGGATATCCGACTCTCTGGGAAATCCAGGGTGTACAGGTACCTATATaagatataaataatataaGTAATAAATATTAGTAGCACCAAGTTCAGTTCTACTGCAAGCCCCAAAGACTTCTAAGTCTTCACATACATACCAGCAATCAGAATTCATACGCCCCATGCAATAAGCTGCTCCATCTAGACAACACAGAAAGTCTCCAGTTAATGTAAAAAATTAGCTTCATCCTATAATTTTACAATAGCAGAAGTCTTTCAAAGAATACTAAAAGGTTCACTGATACAAATCAGCATCTGTATCAAATAACCACACATTTAACTTCAGGAATGTAAAACAAATAATCAGAAAAACCAGCTCCTTCAGTCTGTGGACTAGACACTCCAGTTCAGAGCCTACTAACAAGCAATTCAGATTACAGCTTTACCTATGCACGGACAGAAGCCCTGGTACGCTTAAGCATCTACTTAATAAATTAATGATTagcctttattttcaaataacttGGGTAAGTACTACAGCTTCATGCTCCTTCAAAAAACTTTTCTGCCAGCCGTTAAAAGTTCAATGTTATTCTTGTAAGTTTTAGACTTTGAAATGCTTAAAATAGATCTTTAGTGGAGGGACTTTCCCAAGAACGCTTATGTTCAGTGTGTTAGTTACCTTAAATTACTATTCTACCTTTCTAATGAGGCTTTTGGGGTTAAGAGCTGGATTCTGCAGACTGACTTACTACACTCCGTTTGTAAGTCTGAAGATGACCACAGTTAAGACAAGGTGCTAAAGTATGACTTgccaaaattaaattttaaatcagtGTCAGAAATCAAGGTAAGTATCTGTAGCTTTTGGTTTTTACACAGTCAAGAGCTTGTGCTGGCTGCAGAACTGCAAAGACTGCTGAATGAACGGcctggcagcctgtgcctgtcTGTACTGTACTGCTTGTCCCTTCTCACTTCACATCAATGCTTCACAGAAGCTATGCAACTTTGTTTAAGTTCATGAACTTACTTGGGAAAATTTCATTAAGAAACTCTACTTCTTCCTGGAAATTCCTATGTGGGTACTCCTGGTGGGAAGGCTTCATGAAATTCTTACGTGAATAAAagaagctctgaaaaaaaaaaaggtgcatcTTAGATATTGGATATATCCATCCACCttgaatcaaaaaaaaaaatctagataaATGGAAGTATTATTATAGGCTTTCACAGGACCCAAGTTGCCATTGTCAAGTCACTGCTACCTGTACTTCCATTTCAGAGGCATATGGTTATTCTTATCTTAATTTGTAAGCTACAGGATACAGCTCACTTCAAATTTGTTTTCCACAAGAAAATATCAGTGACTTCAGCACTGACAACATAGGCATGAAGGTCTTTCACCCTTCAAGAACCTTAACTCAAGACAAAAGCACTTTCAAGTTGGCATCCTTTAAGAGGCAAATAGAAGGCTAACTCCTACAGCAGAGCAAGGTATCTTGTATTACAGTTTTCCCATTACGGGAAGTTTATGTAAATAGAAAAGATGTTTcagaatatttaataaaatcagtGAGTTTGAAGTATCagtaaaaagctttttgtaCGTTCTAAGGAAGATAGAGAATTTTTGACATCTTACCTGAATTGAGTCAAACCCACTGTACTCCCTAGCAAGCTCCAACAGGGGAACCAGTGCTTGCAGTAAGAGGGTGGTACCACACGTCTTCAAAATGAAACGTCTCTTGGAGACAAACATGCTactctcactgaaaaaaaaaagtgttaaaaatataGTAAGTGCTTTATATGAAACAAGCCAGAACATAACTGTTAGATCTTGGTTCTTATCCCAACCAAACGGCATTACTGTGAGTTAACATCCAGCATATGATACATAAACATGCTTGGCAAATGGGTCAAAACCAGTAAGTTTCAGTTAACATTTGAGAGCTGTTATGACCTCCCAAACCAAATATCTGCTGGAAGCATGATATTACACAGCTACCACGCTACAGAGAAAGAGGTACTACATGCATTACATATCCTCAGTCTTAGAGAAATACAAAGATGCTGTGAAGTGGGTATACAACATAGACATACAATTTCTTAACCCAGACACAGGACAGGGTCAAACTTGAAATCTGACTCTCAGCTGAAATGAACTCTATGAGAAAGTGAActcaaaaaaggcaaaagctttAGCTAAATTGGCTGGGTGTATATTCTAGGAAAACTGGCTACTAGGAAGTGGTAAATCAGCACCTGTCCACAGGAACAGGAAGCCTCATGAGGAGAGTACACACACAGCTATACACTATGCCTTACACAAGATGCAGAAATTAACTATACATAAACTGTGAAGTCAGATACTTAACTACAATCCCACTGAACTGGAGAAAAGCATGGATA
Proteins encoded:
- the AMD1 gene encoding S-adenosylmethionine decarboxylase proenzyme isoform X1 yields the protein MKENGAHFFEGTEKLLEVWFARQQPAQQEPHQSKGSGDLRTIPRIEWDKLLENVHCLIISVTKTDKQEAYVLSESSMFVSKRRFILKTCGTTLLLQALVPLLELAREYSGFDSIQSFFYSRKNFMKPSHQEYPHRNFQEEVEFLNEIFPNGAAYCMGRMNSDCWYLYTLDFPESRISNQPDQTLEILMSELDPVVMDQFYMKDGVTANDVTRMSGIRDLIPGSVIDATMFNPCGYSMNGMKSDGTYWTIHITPEPEFSYVSFETNISQTSYDDLIRKVVEVFKPGKFVTTLFVNQSSKCRTVFSSAQKIEGFKRLDHQIAQFSDYNFVFTSFTKNRQQQHS
- the AMD1 gene encoding S-adenosylmethionine decarboxylase proenzyme isoform X2, with the translated sequence MFVSKRRFILKTCGTTLLLQALVPLLELAREYSGFDSIQSFFYSRKNFMKPSHQEYPHRNFQEEVEFLNEIFPNGAAYCMGRMNSDCWYLYTLDFPESRISNQPDQTLEILMSELDPVVMDQFYMKDGVTANDVTRMSGIRDLIPGSVIDATMFNPCGYSMNGMKSDGTYWTIHITPEPEFSYVSFETNISQTSYDDLIRKVVEVFKPGKFVTTLFVNQSSKCRTVFSSAQKIEGFKRLDHQIAQFSDYNFVFTSFTKNRQQQHS